Proteins from a genomic interval of Criblamydia sequanensis CRIB-18:
- a CDS encoding chalcone isomerase family protein: MKNHLLTLIFGFGALMNTHLNAEDTILDKTTGKAFPASVSFTNEGTNYNLEATGVSTRTKFFVKVYSVAHYLQNLGDVNSKNIFNQIFNDDKAKQLTLIWVRDVDSRTIKDGYMDTFKKVFSHEQQKELSGQIDQFLGFFNENAKINDKQVIRWIPGGIIEVEINGVKKGQVKSVDFAKAVWGIWLGAKSVVPRNQLVSRVK; encoded by the coding sequence ATGAAGAATCACCTATTAACCTTAATTTTTGGCTTTGGCGCCTTGATGAATACCCATTTGAATGCTGAAGACACAATTCTTGACAAAACAACAGGAAAAGCTTTTCCAGCTTCCGTTTCATTTACGAATGAAGGCACTAACTATAACTTGGAAGCGACCGGCGTTTCAACGAGAACGAAATTTTTTGTAAAAGTTTATAGTGTGGCTCACTATTTGCAAAATTTAGGCGATGTAAATAGTAAAAATATCTTCAATCAAATTTTTAACGACGATAAAGCCAAGCAATTGACTTTGATCTGGGTTCGAGATGTAGATTCAAGAACTATAAAAGATGGCTACATGGATACCTTTAAGAAGGTATTTAGCCATGAGCAGCAAAAAGAGCTTAGCGGGCAAATCGATCAATTCCTTGGTTTTTTTAATGAAAACGCCAAAATTAACGATAAACAGGTGATACGCTGGATTCCCGGCGGCATCATTGAAGTCGAAATCAACGGTGTAAAAAAAGGTCAAGTCAAAAGCGTTGATTTTGCAAAAGCCGTTTGGGGCATTTGGCTTGGAGCAAAGAGCGTTGTTCCAAGAAATCAGTTAGTTTCCCGAGTGAAATAA